One window from the genome of Chloroflexaceae bacterium encodes:
- a CDS encoding Hsp20/alpha crystallin family protein, producing the protein MTSLTRWDPFQEAMTLREAVNRLFEESFVPMMPTRDGSFVPALDLSETPDAYIVELAVPGMKADDLNVTIENGVLSISGEVKRSAEEHERNYHRIERRYGRFNRSITLPSTVRGDAIEARLENGVLTLRVPKAEEVKPRKIQINVG; encoded by the coding sequence ATGACGAGCCTGACTCGTTGGGATCCGTTCCAGGAGGCGATGACGCTGCGTGAGGCCGTGAACCGCCTGTTCGAAGAGAGCTTCGTTCCGATGATGCCTACCCGCGATGGCAGCTTCGTACCCGCGCTCGACCTGAGCGAGACGCCCGACGCCTACATCGTCGAGCTGGCCGTGCCGGGGATGAAGGCTGACGACCTGAACGTCACCATCGAGAACGGGGTGCTCTCGATCAGCGGCGAGGTGAAGAGGAGCGCCGAAGAGCACGAGCGCAACTACCATCGCATCGAGCGCCGCTACGGACGCTTCAATCGCTCCATTACCCTGCCGAGCACGGTTCGCGGCGATGCTATCGAGGCCCGCCTGGAGAATGGCGTGCTCACGCTGCGCGTACCCAAGGCTGAAGAGGTCAAGCCGCGCAAGATCCAGATCAACGTCGGCTGA